From the genome of Methylothermaceae bacteria B42, one region includes:
- a CDS encoding formate dehydrogenase has translation MKLRRVDPTETEDSGIDRRTFLYQTAVATTGATLAGALPLRFMRKVEAHEGHHHGPDDYRQVRTICTHCSVGCGIIAEVKNGVWIGQEPAFDHPINLGAHCAKGASVREHGHGEKRLKYPLKKINGEWRRITWEQAIEEIGDKLLKIREESGPDSVYWLGSSKHNNEQSYLLRKFVALWGTNNVDHQARICHSTTVAGVANTWGYGAMTNSYNDIHNSKAIFIIGGNPAEAHPVSMQHIFRAKERGARLIVVDPRFTRTAAHADQYVRIRPGADVPFIYGILWHIFKNGWEDETFIQQRVYGMEAIRKETAKWTPKEVENVTGIPEEEVFKVAKILAENRPGTVVWCMGITQHHHGNNQTRLLCILQLALGNMGVAGGGTNIFRGHDNVQGATDLGPNAHTLPGYYGLSEGAWRHWAAVWGLDYDWLSSRFDPAEYDDGNGGKKRTMFQSGIPVSRWIDGVLEKKENLSQRDNLRAMIFWGHAPNSQTRGPEMKRAFEKLDLLVVIDPYPTVSAVMHDRQNDTYLLPACTQFETYGSVTASNRSVQWRDRVIEPLFDSKPDHVIMYRFAKKLGFAGELTKNIQVNGDEPLIEDILREINRGAWTIGYTGHSPERLKLQQQNWASFDTTTLKAEGGFCDGEYYGLPWPCWGKPEMGHPGSPVLYDLSKPVAEGGLPFRARFGVEHNGISLLADKSYPKGSEIQDGYPEFDDKLLKKLGWWHELTPEEQKAAEGKNWKTDLSGGIQRVAIKHGCAPYGNAKARCIVWIFPDPVPLHREPLYAKRRDLVKKYPTYPDRQHYFRLPTRYASIQQINFSKEFPLQMTSGRLVEYEGGGDETRSNPWLAELQQDMFIELHPADANNAGVRHEEMVWVEGPEGGRIKVMAFVTRRVPRGTVFMPFHFGGWWEGVDLKGKYPEGSEPYVRGESCNVVFTYGYDSVTMMQETKISLCRIRRAGD, from the coding sequence ATGAAACTGAGACGGGTGGATCCCACAGAAACCGAAGACAGCGGCATTGACCGGCGCACCTTCCTTTACCAAACCGCGGTAGCTACCACCGGCGCGACCCTGGCTGGCGCGCTGCCCTTGAGATTCATGCGCAAGGTGGAGGCTCACGAGGGCCATCATCACGGTCCCGATGATTACCGTCAGGTGCGCACCATTTGCACCCATTGTTCGGTGGGGTGCGGGATTATCGCGGAGGTCAAAAACGGGGTCTGGATTGGTCAGGAACCGGCCTTCGATCACCCCATCAACCTGGGGGCTCATTGCGCCAAGGGGGCGTCGGTGCGCGAACACGGCCACGGGGAAAAGCGCCTGAAATATCCCCTGAAAAAGATTAATGGCGAGTGGCGCCGGATAACCTGGGAACAGGCTATCGAAGAAATCGGCGACAAGCTCCTTAAAATCCGCGAAGAATCGGGGCCGGATTCAGTGTATTGGCTGGGTTCTTCCAAACACAATAACGAGCAGTCTTATCTGCTGCGCAAGTTTGTCGCCTTGTGGGGTACCAATAATGTGGATCATCAGGCCCGCATTTGCCATTCCACCACCGTGGCCGGGGTAGCCAATACCTGGGGCTACGGGGCGATGACCAATTCTTACAACGATATCCACAACAGCAAGGCCATTTTCATTATCGGCGGCAATCCCGCGGAAGCCCATCCCGTCTCCATGCAGCATATCTTCCGCGCCAAGGAGCGGGGCGCCCGCCTGATTGTGGTGGATCCACGTTTCACCCGCACCGCCGCCCATGCCGATCAGTACGTGAGGATTCGTCCGGGGGCGGATGTGCCTTTCATCTACGGCATTTTGTGGCATATTTTCAAAAACGGCTGGGAAGATGAAACCTTTATCCAGCAGCGGGTTTACGGCATGGAAGCCATCCGCAAGGAAACCGCCAAATGGACGCCGAAAGAGGTGGAAAACGTCACCGGCATTCCGGAAGAGGAGGTGTTTAAAGTTGCCAAGATCCTGGCGGAAAACCGGCCCGGCACGGTGGTATGGTGCATGGGTATCACACAGCATCACCACGGCAACAACCAGACCCGGCTGCTTTGCATTCTGCAGTTGGCTCTGGGCAATATGGGCGTGGCCGGAGGCGGCACCAATATCTTCCGCGGTCACGATAACGTTCAGGGTGCGACAGATCTTGGTCCCAATGCCCATACCCTGCCCGGATATTATGGTTTGAGCGAAGGGGCTTGGCGCCATTGGGCGGCGGTTTGGGGACTAGACTACGACTGGCTTTCCAGCCGTTTTGACCCGGCCGAATACGACGATGGCAATGGCGGCAAGAAACGCACCATGTTCCAGTCCGGCATTCCCGTCTCCCGCTGGATAGACGGGGTGTTGGAGAAGAAGGAAAACCTCTCCCAGCGGGACAACCTGCGCGCCATGATCTTCTGGGGCCACGCCCCCAACAGCCAGACCCGGGGGCCGGAAATGAAGCGGGCCTTCGAAAAGCTGGATTTGCTGGTGGTGATTGATCCCTATCCAACGGTGTCGGCGGTGATGCACGACCGGCAAAACGATACTTACCTGCTACCGGCCTGTACCCAATTTGAAACCTACGGTTCGGTGACCGCTTCCAACCGCTCGGTGCAATGGCGCGACCGGGTGATAGAACCCCTGTTCGACTCCAAGCCCGACCACGTCATCATGTACCGGTTCGCGAAAAAACTGGGGTTTGCCGGCGAATTGACCAAAAACATCCAGGTCAACGGCGATGAACCGTTGATTGAGGATATTCTCCGGGAAATCAACCGGGGCGCTTGGACCATCGGTTACACCGGCCACAGCCCAGAGCGGCTGAAACTCCAGCAACAGAACTGGGCCAGCTTTGATACCACCACCCTCAAGGCGGAAGGCGGCTTTTGTGACGGCGAATATTATGGTCTCCCCTGGCCGTGCTGGGGTAAGCCGGAAATGGGCCATCCAGGCTCGCCCGTTCTTTACGACTTGAGCAAGCCGGTGGCCGAAGGGGGGCTGCCTTTCCGTGCCCGGTTCGGCGTTGAGCATAACGGCATCAGTTTATTGGCGGACAAATCCTACCCCAAGGGTTCTGAAATCCAGGATGGCTACCCCGAATTCGACGATAAACTGTTAAAGAAACTGGGGTGGTGGCATGAATTGACCCCGGAAGAACAAAAGGCCGCCGAGGGAAAAAACTGGAAGACCGATCTTTCCGGCGGCATTCAGCGGGTAGCCATCAAGCACGGCTGCGCCCCATACGGCAACGCCAAGGCCCGCTGTATCGTTTGGATCTTTCCCGATCCGGTTCCGCTGCACCGCGAGCCGCTCTATGCCAAGCGTCGGGACCTGGTGAAAAAATATCCCACCTACCCCGATCGGCAACATTATTTCCGCCTGCCAACCCGTTATGCCTCCATTCAGCAGATTAATTTCAGCAAGGAATTTCCCTTGCAGATGACTTCGGGCCGGTTGGTGGAATATGAAGGCGGTGGCGATGAGACCCGTTCCAACCCTTGGCTGGCGGAGCTCCAGCAGGATATGTTCATTGAACTGCACCCTGCCGATGCCAATAATGCCGGCGTGCGTCACGAAGAGATGGTCTGGGTGGAAGGGCCGGAAGGCGGCCGCATCAAAGTGATGGCTTTCGTGACCCGCCGGGTGCCGCGGGGAACGGTGTTCATGCCGTTCCACTTTGGTGGATGGTGGGAAGGGGTTGACCTCAAGGGGAAATATCCCGAAGGGAGCGAGCCTTATGTCCGGGGGGAATCTTGTAATGTCGTCTTTACTTACGGTTATGACTCGGTCACCATGATGCAGGAAACCAAAATCTCCCTGTGCCGGATCCGGCGGGCGGGGGATTAG
- a CDS encoding formate dehydrogenase: MARMKFLCDDERCIECNACVTACKNEHEVPWGVNRRRVVTINDGQPGEKSISVACMHCSDPPCAAVCPVDCFYITDDGLVLHDKDICIGCGYCFYACPFGAPQFPQDGAFGVRGKMDKCTFCAGGPEEDNSEEEFEKYGRNRLAEGKLPLCAEMCSTKALLAGDGDVIADIFRGRVVRRADREEEPPKPAAPWGWGKAYGDMSS, from the coding sequence ATGGCACGGATGAAATTTCTTTGCGACGACGAACGCTGCATCGAATGTAACGCTTGTGTCACTGCCTGTAAGAATGAGCACGAGGTGCCTTGGGGCGTCAACCGCCGCCGGGTGGTGACCATCAACGATGGCCAGCCTGGGGAAAAATCCATTTCCGTGGCCTGCATGCATTGCAGCGATCCTCCCTGCGCCGCGGTGTGTCCGGTGGATTGTTTTTATATCACCGATGACGGCCTGGTGCTGCACGACAAGGATATCTGTATCGGCTGCGGCTATTGTTTCTACGCTTGTCCCTTCGGCGCGCCGCAGTTTCCTCAGGATGGCGCGTTTGGAGTGCGGGGCAAGATGGATAAATGCACCTTTTGCGCCGGGGGGCCGGAGGAAGATAATTCGGAAGAGGAATTCGAAAAATACGGACGCAACCGCCTGGCCGAAGGCAAGTTGCCGTTGTGCGCGGAAATGTGTTCCACCAAAGCCTTGTTGGCGGGAGACGGCGATGTCATTGCCGATATCTTCCGCGGCCGCGTGGTCCGCCGCGCCGACCGGGAGGAGGAACCTCCTAAACCAGCCGCCCCTTGGGGATGGGGGAAAGCCTACGGAGACATGTCCTCATGA
- a CDS encoding transcriptional regulator PhoU (regulates several genes involved in high affinity phosphate uptake; under conditions of high phosphate concentrations downregulates the PHO regulon), whose translation MTEESLHPHISKQFDQELEDLRNRVLVMGGMVEEQVGNAIQALLENDVVLAEQVIANDYNVNAMEVEIDEECTQIIARRQPAARDLRLVLAVIKMIADLERIGDEARRIARQALDLNAHYPKKNQLSELEQLARHVKTMLHDALDVFARMDVEHALKVVEQDEQVDKEYESILRQQITYMMEDARSIPVALDIMWSARALERIGDRSCNICEYVIYYVKGKDVRHISLEQLEKKVRE comes from the coding sequence ATGACTGAAGAGAGTCTGCATCCCCATATTTCCAAACAGTTTGACCAAGAGCTGGAAGACCTCCGCAATCGGGTGCTGGTGATGGGGGGAATGGTGGAAGAGCAAGTGGGAAACGCCATTCAAGCATTGTTGGAGAACGATGTAGTGCTTGCCGAGCAGGTGATTGCCAACGATTACAACGTCAATGCCATGGAAGTGGAAATCGATGAAGAATGCACCCAGATTATTGCCCGCCGCCAACCGGCCGCCCGGGATCTGCGTTTGGTGCTGGCAGTCATTAAGATGATTGCCGATCTCGAGCGCATCGGCGACGAGGCTCGCCGCATTGCCCGTCAGGCATTGGATTTAAACGCCCACTATCCCAAGAAAAATCAGCTCAGTGAATTGGAGCAACTGGCCAGGCACGTCAAAACCATGCTCCACGATGCCCTGGATGTTTTCGCGCGGATGGATGTGGAACACGCGCTGAAAGTGGTGGAGCAGGACGAGCAAGTGGACAAGGAATATGAAAGCATTCTACGCCAACAGATCACTTACATGATGGAAGATGCCCGCAGCATCCCCGTCGCCCTGGATATTATGTGGTCGGCGAGGGCCTTGGAGAGGATTGGCGACCGTAGCTGTAATATTTGCGAATACGTGATTTATTACGTGAAGGGCAAAGACGTTCGCCACATCAGCTTGGAACAGTTGGAAAAGAAAGTCAGAGAATAA
- a CDS encoding outer membrane protein assembly factor BamA produces the protein MKFLNCLVLLAFLWVRIVLADEPFVIEDIQVQGLQRVTAGTVFNYLPIKPGERFDRRVAAQIIRQLYKTGLFKDVKLLREGNVLIVDVVERPAIAAIKIIGNKDIKTDDLKKGLKSVGLSEGNVFNRKLLEKVENELRRQYYSHGKYGVEIKTEVTPITHNRVAILIKIAEGKAAKIKQINIVGNRAFSDKELLKVFELGTTGWLSFYTKNDQYAKQKLAADLERLRSFYMDQGYVKFDVKSTQVSITPDKKDIYITINVDEGDVYTVEEVKLTGKLIVPSEELISLFKIGPGERFSRKRATDTSQAISERLGDEGFMFANVNMVPEIDDETKTVKLTFFVDPGRRIYVRRIHIKGNTRTQDEVIRREMRQMEAAVAATSKIQRSKTRLERLGYFKSVNVETPTVAGTLDQVDVNYTVEEKPSGNLTAGLGFSQVQGLIFNASVTQDNFLGTGKRISFNFNNSRVSTIYRVAYFNPYFTLDGISAGFDISYRKTDASQANVARYTTDTLTGGLSSGIPLSEYDRFQMNLDFERTKLKTSKNTSDQIIDFVKQNGKIYNVLSMSFGWVHDNLNRAVFPTKGGRQTLTASASAPIGDLSFYKLRYKFQHYVPLAKDLVFALKWDIGYGDGYGSTKTLPFFEHFFAGGVQSVRGFRQNTLGPRDSRNDPFGGTTKLVASAELFFPVPFLDEELQSSFRLGVFFDAGNVFNDFGAKKDKPDIGELRYSAGISAQWLSPFGPLSVSLAQPLNAQGNDKVQKFQFSFGSGF, from the coding sequence ATGAAATTCCTCAATTGTTTAGTGTTGCTTGCCTTTCTGTGGGTTCGTATCGTCTTGGCGGATGAACCGTTTGTCATCGAAGACATCCAGGTACAAGGCTTGCAAAGGGTGACCGCGGGTACCGTTTTCAATTATTTGCCTATCAAGCCGGGTGAACGCTTTGATCGTCGGGTGGCCGCCCAGATAATTCGTCAGCTGTATAAAACCGGTTTGTTCAAGGATGTTAAATTGCTGAGGGAAGGCAATGTTTTGATTGTCGATGTGGTGGAACGGCCCGCCATTGCGGCGATTAAAATTATCGGCAATAAGGATATTAAGACCGATGATTTAAAGAAAGGCTTGAAAAGTGTCGGCCTTTCCGAAGGCAATGTCTTCAACCGCAAGTTGCTGGAAAAAGTGGAAAATGAGCTGCGGCGGCAATATTACAGCCATGGCAAATATGGGGTAGAGATCAAGACGGAAGTGACGCCGATTACTCATAACCGGGTAGCTATTTTGATAAAAATAGCAGAAGGTAAGGCCGCCAAAATCAAGCAAATTAACATTGTGGGCAACCGGGCTTTCAGCGACAAGGAATTGCTGAAGGTTTTTGAGTTGGGTACGACGGGTTGGTTGTCTTTTTATACCAAAAATGACCAATATGCCAAGCAAAAACTGGCGGCGGATCTGGAGCGTTTGCGTTCCTTTTATATGGATCAGGGCTACGTGAAATTTGACGTAAAATCGACCCAGGTTTCCATCACGCCGGATAAAAAGGATATCTATATCACCATCAACGTGGATGAAGGCGATGTCTATACCGTGGAAGAGGTGAAACTGACGGGGAAATTGATTGTGCCGTCTGAAGAGTTGATTTCCCTATTTAAGATCGGACCTGGCGAAAGGTTCTCACGCAAGCGGGCCACGGATACTTCCCAGGCAATCAGTGAAAGGTTGGGTGATGAAGGGTTCATGTTTGCCAATGTCAATATGGTGCCGGAAATCGACGACGAAACCAAAACCGTCAAATTGACTTTTTTTGTCGATCCAGGCCGACGGATCTATGTTCGCCGAATCCATATCAAAGGCAATACCCGCACCCAGGATGAAGTGATCCGCCGGGAAATGCGACAGATGGAAGCGGCGGTAGCGGCCACTTCCAAAATCCAGCGATCCAAAACCCGCCTGGAAAGATTGGGATATTTTAAATCAGTCAATGTGGAAACGCCCACGGTGGCAGGTACCCTGGATCAAGTTGATGTTAATTATACGGTGGAAGAAAAACCTTCCGGAAACCTCACCGCAGGGTTGGGGTTTTCTCAGGTACAAGGCTTGATCTTCAATGCCAGCGTGACGCAAGACAATTTCCTGGGGACCGGAAAAAGAATCAGCTTTAATTTCAACAATAGCCGGGTTTCCACCATTTACCGGGTGGCCTATTTCAATCCTTACTTTACCCTGGATGGGATCAGTGCCGGTTTTGATATCAGTTACCGCAAAACCGATGCCAGTCAAGCCAACGTGGCCAGGTATACTACCGATACGTTAACGGGGGGACTGAGTTCAGGCATTCCTTTAAGCGAATATGACCGTTTTCAAATGAATCTGGATTTTGAGCGGACCAAATTAAAAACTTCCAAAAATACCTCCGACCAAATTATCGATTTTGTCAAACAAAATGGCAAGATTTACAATGTCTTATCCATGTCTTTTGGTTGGGTGCACGATAACTTGAATCGGGCGGTTTTCCCCACCAAAGGCGGCAGGCAAACGCTGACTGCGTCCGCTTCGGCCCCCATAGGCGATTTGAGCTTCTATAAGCTTCGCTACAAGTTCCAGCATTATGTCCCGTTGGCTAAGGATCTGGTGTTTGCTCTAAAGTGGGATATTGGCTATGGTGACGGCTATGGCAGTACCAAAACGCTTCCATTCTTTGAGCATTTTTTCGCGGGCGGTGTTCAATCGGTTCGAGGATTCAGGCAAAATACCCTGGGTCCTAGGGATTCCCGTAATGACCCGTTCGGTGGAACAACTAAGCTGGTGGCCAGCGCGGAATTATTTTTCCCCGTGCCGTTTCTGGATGAAGAGCTGCAATCTTCTTTCCGGCTTGGGGTGTTTTTTGACGCCGGTAATGTATTTAACGACTTTGGAGCCAAAAAAGATAAACCAGATATAGGAGAGCTTCGTTATTCGGCGGGCATTTCCGCGCAATGGCTATCCCCTTTTGGACCATTGTCTGTGAGTTTGGCGCAGCCCCTCAATGCCCAGGGGAATGACAAGGTGCAAAAATTCCAGTTTTCTTTTGGATCTGGTTTTTAA
- a CDS encoding 3-hydroxyacyl-[acyl-carrier-protein] dehydratase FabZ translates to MKFLPHRYPFLLVDKVIECIPGERLVAIKNVSYNEPYFQGHFPDQPIMPGVLIMEALAQATGLLASESAPEALGEKEMIYYLVGLDKARFKRPVSPGDQLRLEVKYLRHKRNIWAFSCQADVDGEFVASAEIMCAAAEREV, encoded by the coding sequence ATGAAATTTTTACCCCACCGCTACCCCTTTCTATTGGTGGATAAGGTTATAGAGTGTATTCCAGGGGAGCGCTTGGTGGCGATAAAAAACGTGTCTTACAACGAGCCTTATTTTCAAGGCCACTTCCCAGACCAGCCAATCATGCCCGGTGTCCTGATTATGGAAGCGTTGGCGCAGGCCACAGGCCTGTTGGCTTCTGAAAGCGCCCCTGAGGCGCTTGGGGAGAAAGAGATGATTTATTACCTGGTGGGTCTCGACAAGGCGCGCTTCAAGCGCCCTGTTTCTCCTGGGGATCAGCTTCGCCTGGAAGTGAAATACCTACGCCATAAACGCAATATTTGGGCATTTTCCTGTCAGGCGGACGTGGATGGAGAATTTGTAGCCAGCGCAGAAATCATGTGTGCGGCGGCAGAGCGGGAAGTTTGA
- a CDS encoding acyl-[acyl-carrier-protein]--UDP-N-acetylglucosamine O-acyltransferase, with the protein MIDPTAVIAGDCVLARDVQIGPYTVIGANVEIGPGTIIGPHVVIRGPTRIGASNRIFQFASVGEDPQDKKYRGERTTLEIGDFNTIREYCTIHRGTVQDRGKTSVGSHNLLMAYTHVAHDCVIGNHVVMANAASLAGHVHLEDHVTLGGFTLVHQFCRIGCHAFSAMGSHINKDIPPFVMVGGQPTRPRGINQIGLERSGMPPDSIRAIRQAYKYLYKSELRLEEALERIENLAKEADVIRPMLDFLHHRGRSLLR; encoded by the coding sequence TTGATTGACCCAACGGCGGTGATTGCCGGGGACTGTGTCCTGGCCAGGGATGTCCAAATAGGCCCTTACACGGTCATAGGCGCCAATGTGGAAATCGGCCCAGGAACCATTATCGGTCCCCATGTGGTTATTCGAGGCCCAACCCGCATCGGTGCTTCAAACCGGATTTTTCAGTTTGCCTCAGTGGGTGAAGATCCCCAGGATAAAAAATACCGAGGTGAAAGGACAACCCTGGAAATTGGGGACTTCAACACCATCCGCGAGTATTGCACTATTCACCGGGGTACGGTTCAGGACCGGGGGAAGACTTCGGTCGGCAGCCACAATCTGCTGATGGCCTATACCCATGTGGCCCATGATTGTGTGATTGGGAATCACGTAGTGATGGCCAATGCGGCCTCTCTTGCCGGTCACGTACATCTTGAGGATCATGTGACATTGGGTGGATTTACCCTGGTTCACCAGTTTTGCCGGATTGGTTGCCATGCTTTTTCAGCCATGGGAAGTCATATCAATAAGGATATTCCGCCTTTTGTCATGGTCGGCGGTCAACCGACCCGGCCCCGTGGGATCAATCAAATCGGATTGGAGCGCAGCGGCATGCCTCCGGATTCCATCCGGGCCATTCGCCAAGCCTACAAATACTTATATAAATCCGAACTGCGCCTGGAAGAAGCTTTGGAACGTATCGAAAACTTGGCGAAAGAGGCGGACGTTATTCGGCCAATGCTTGATTTTTTGCATCATCGAGGCCGCAGCTTGTTGCGATGA